TCCGCGACGCCCTCGGCCTCGTCGGCGCCGCGCGCCGAACCGGAGTCGCCGGTCACCCCGTCGCCCACCTCGATCGAGAACTTCTTCTCGTCCTCGATCAGCAGCACCCGCACCGGAGCCGCGATCTCATGGCTCTCGTGCAGGCCCACGGCACGGCTGCACGCCTCACCGACGGCGAGCCGCACCTCGTCCAGCACGGCCTCGTCCACCCCCGCGCGCCGTGCCACGGCAGCCGCGACCAGACGCGCGGTGCGGACATGCTCGGGAAGGGCGCTGAAGCGAAGTTCGACGGTGGCCATGCCATCCCCCTCGTTATGCGGGCGTGCGACGCAGGGGGCCGGACCTCCGTCCGGTACCCCCCACTTCTTCCTCCCCCCGCGCCTGGTGGCGCGGGGGACCGGCAAAACCGTCAGTCAGTCGCCGAGACGGCTTCCTCGACCGAGGTGTGAATCGGAAACACCTTGGTCAGTCCGGTGATACGGAAGATCTTGAGAATGCGCTCCTGGTTGCAGACCAGGCGCAGCGAGCCCTCATGGGCACGCACCCGCTTGAGCCCGCCGACCAGCACGCCGAGCCCAGTGGAGTCCAGGAAGTCGACACGTTCCATGTCCACCACGAGGTGGTAGCTTCCGTCGTTCACAAGCTCGACCAGCTGCTCCCGCAGCTTGGGCGCGGTGTATACATCAATCTCGCCACCGACCTCGACGACCGTACGGTCGCCAACGGTCCGGGTCGACAGGGACAGGTCCACGGATCCTCCAGCACCTTGCTATCGAGCGGTCGCCCCCCTGGGGCCTCCCCACCGAAGGTAGGGGCGGATCTGGCAGCCGCGATGGCATTCAATCACTTACCAGTAGGCGTGCACGACGCCCTTTAAGCATTGTCCGTCACTCCGGTGACACACTCGGTGCCGATGGCCTCCAATCCAGTCCCGCCGGATGCGGGCGCGCGCCCGTCCCCAGGCATGATTCTCGAACGTCTCGCCAGGGGCGCGACCCGCGCTGCGCGCATCACTCATACGGAGCACTTGCCCCCGCGCATCGGCAGCCATGCCGACTGGCCGGAACAGATCCGGCCGGAAGTGATCGATGCCATCCGCTCGGCCGGAATCGATCGTCCCTGGGCCCACCAGGCACGGACGTCCGAACACGCACTGCGCGGCGAATCGGTCGTCGTGGCCACCGGCACCGCCTCGGGGAAGTCCCTGGCCTATCTCGCGCCGGTCCTCTCCACGCTCCTGGACGGCTCCGAGGCCCCGAACGGGAGAGGGGCCACGGCCCTGTATCTGGCCCCCACGAAGGCGCTGGCGGCCGATCAGCGGCGCGCCGTACGTGAGCTGGCCGCCCCGCTGGGCCCGGCCGTCCGGCCCGCGGTTTACGACGGCGACACCCCCGTCGAGGAGCGCGAGTGGGTCCGCCAGTACGGCAATTACGTCCTGACCAACCCCGACATGCTGCATCGCGGCATCCTGCCGTCGCACCCCCGCTGGTCCTCCTTCCTGCGGGCGCTGCGCTATGTCGTCATCGATGAATGCCACAGCTACCGCGGCGTCTTCGGCTCCCATGTCGCGCAGGTCGTCCGCCGGCTGCGCCGTATCTGCGCCCGCTACGGCTCCGAGCCGGTCTTTCTGCTCGCCTCCGCCACGGCCGCGGAGCCGGGACAGGCCGCGACCCGGCTCACCGGCCTGCCCGTGGTGGAAATCACCGAGGACACCTCGCCGCGCGGCGAGTTGGTCTTCGCGCTGTGGGAGCCGCCGCTGACCGAACTCCACGGTGAGCAGGGCGCCCCGGTCCGCCGGACCGCCACCGCGGAGAGCGCGGATCTGCTCACCGACCTCGCCGTCCAGGGCGTACGCACCGTCGCCTTCGTCCGCTCCCGGCGGGGCGCCGAACTGATCGCCCTGATCGCGCAGGAGCGGCTCGCGGAGGTGGACCGCTCGCTGCCCGGACGGGTCGCCGCCTACCGGGGCGGCTATCTGCCCGAGGAACGCCGCGCCCTGGAACGTGCCCTGCACAGCGGTGAGCTGCTCGGCCTGGCCGCCACCACCGCGCTCGAACTCGGCGTGGACGTGTCCGGGCTGGATGCCGTGGTCATCGCCGGTTATCCGGGGACCCGGGCGTCCCTGTGGCAGCAGGCGGGGCGGGCGGGCCGCTCCGGGCAGGGCGCGCTCGCCGTGCTCGTGGCCCGCGACGACCCGCTGGACACCTATCTCGTGCACCACCCCGAGGCGCTCTTCGACCAGCCCGTCGAGTCCACCGTCCTCGACCCCGACAACCCCTACGTGCTCGCCCCGCACCTGTGCGCGGCCGCCGCCGAACTCCCGCTCACGGCATCGGATTTCCCGCTCTTCGGGCCCGCGGCCGGCGGTCTGATGCCGCAGCTGGAGGCCGCGAGCCTGCTGCGCCGGCGCGCCAAGGCCTGGCACTGGACGCGCCGCGAGCGCGCCGCCGACCTCACCGACATCCGCGGGCAGGGCGGCTCGCCGGTACAGATCGTGGAGGCCGGTACCGGGCGGCTGCTGGGCACCGTGGATGCCGCCGCTGCGCACACCGCCGTCCACGACGGCGCGGTCCACCTCCACCAGGGCCGTACCTACGTCGTGCAGCAACTCGACCTCGCCGACGATGTGGCGCTCGTCGAGGAGGCCAGCCCGCCCTACTCCACGACCGCCCGCGACACCACCGCGATCTCCATCCTCGACACCGACACCGAGATCCCCTGGGGCGATGCCCGGCTGTGCTTCGGGTCCGTCGAGGTCACCAATCAGGTCGTCTCCTTCCTGCGCCGCAAGCTGATCACCGGCGAGGTCCTGGGCGAAACCAAGCTCGATCTGCCGCCCCGTACGCTGCGCACCCGCGCGGTGTGGTGGACGGTCACCGAGGACCAACTCGACGCCGCCCGCGTCAATCCCGAGCAGCTGGGCGGCGCCCTGCACGCCGCGGAACACGCCTCCATCGGCATGCTGCCGCTCTTCGCCACCTGCGACCGCTGGGACATCGGCGGCGTCTCCGTGCCCCTCCACCCGGACACCCTCCTGCCGACCGTCTTCGTCTACGACGGCCACCCGGGCGGCGCCGGATTCGCCGAGCGTGCCTTCCACACGGCCGCCGACTGGCTCACCGCCACCCGCAGCGCCATCGCGTCCTGCGAATGCGAGGCCGGCTGCCCTTCCTGCATCCAGTCGCCCAAGTGCGGCAACGGCAACGACCCGCTCCACAAGCGGGGAGCCATCCGGTTGCTGGGCGAGCTCCTGCGCGGCGCGCCGCAGGGGACGTAGCGGGGGTGCCGCCGAGGGCCGGGCGCGGACCGCGGCGGCCGGGGCCGGCCCGGCTCGGGCCCGCGCCGGGTCACCGCGCCCCGGCGGCCCGGCGCGCGCCCGTACCCGGGAGGTGAACGGGCTGCTGCCCGCCTCGGCCGAGACATCCGCGACCTGCCCGGTCACCGCGCAGCGCACCAGACGGGTGTGCTGCGCGGTCGCCACCCGGCGGGCCGCCGCGCAGGCCACGGCCGGGCCCCGCAGGGCGTGATCCGCGGCGGCCAGCGCCGCCAGGTCCGCGGCGCCACCCGCCCGGTGCCGCGCCGTGACGGCCTGGCCCACACCGACCAGGGCCACGAAGACCGCGCAGAGCGCCGCCGCGGCGAAGACCGTCCAGACCGTCGCCGAGCCCTCATCGCCGCACCGTTTCCTCCGCAAGAGCCACCGCCTCCCCCGTGACCTGCACCGTCAGCCGCCCCACACCGGGCAGCTCGGCCGCGACCCGTACGCGCACCAGATCGCCCTCCCGTGCCAGCGCGATCCGCGCGTCCCGTGGAGCCGCGCCCCGGGCCGCCGAGATCACCGCCGAACGCGGCTCCGACCTCGCCGCGGCACGCGCCCCGGCCCGCGCCGCATCCACACACTCGATACGGGCGCAGACCGCCATCAGCCCCCAGACGAGCGCCGCCACCACCGCCACCAGGACGGGTATGACCACGGCCGTCTCCGCCGTCACGAACCCGGCGTCGCGCGTGCGCGGGGTGCCCCGAGCCCGCAGGCCCGGGGCACCGCGGTCAGAACTGGACATTGATCGCCCGCTCGAGCGTCGACCGCAGCAGCGCCTGCACCGGTCCGCTCGTCACGACCTTGTAGAGCACCGCGGCCAAGGCACACGCCGCGAGCGTCCCGACGGCGTACTCCGCCGTGGTCATCCCCCGGTCATCGGCCCCGATCGCGCGCAGCCCCGCCCACCACCGTCGCAACCTTCCGCCCCGAAACATGCGAACCCCCTTTGAACGGCCCTGAGAAGGACCACTGATCCACGCCTTCTGATGAATGATTTGCTGAATGACCTTGGTGAATGACCTTGGTGAATGGCTTTGGTGAATGGCTTCTGACCTGCCGGTTGGTCTATGGCCTCCGGCCTGGTCGGCCTCGCCCACCAGGCCTGCCAGGCCCGCCTAGCCGGTGAGCCGTTCCGTTCCATCGGTCCGGTCCTTCCGTCGGCCCGGCCCGGTCCGCCGCCCTCGCGGCGAGCTCCGAAACTCCCGCGAACGCGCTGCGCCCGCCGCTCAGTTACGTCCCAGCAAGCCGCTTGCCAGGCCGATCAGCACGGGCGCCACCCCGAGCGTCAGGAACGCCGGCAGAAAGCACGCCGACAGCGGCAGGGTGACCAGCACCCCGGCCCGTCGGGCCTGCGCGGTCGCCGCCCGGGCCTGCTCCGCCCGGAGTTCGGCGGCGATCCGGGACACCGACTCGACGGCCGGTACCCCGGATATCCCGGCGCGCTCCATGGAGCGCGCCAGTCCTTCGGCGCCGGGGAGAGCGGCCAACCGTGGCCATACGACGGCTGGTTCACCGCCCAGGCGCAGTTCCGCCGCCACCTGGCGCAGCCGCTCGGCGACCGGCCCGTCGAGCGACCGGCCCACCGCCTCGGCCGATTCCCGCGGTCCGGCCCCGGCCGCGAGGCAGGCCGCCAGCAGATCGCCGACCGGGGCCAACTCCGCCCGTACCTCCGCGGCCGCCGAACGGACCGCCTCCGCGCCCCGTTGGCGGGCCAGATAACGATGCGCGGCGTAGCCCACGGCGAGTCCCGCGAGGACGCCCGCCATGCCACCGACGAGGATGACCACGAGGCCGGCCGCCCCCAGGGGCCCGGCCCATTCCCACGGTCGTCCGTTCCGCGGCGCGCCGTCCTTCTCCGGCGTTGTGCGCCGGCGCCACCGGGCACGGGCGAACGATCCGGTCCCGGTCCCGGCCCCGTCCTTCCCGCGCCGGACCTGTCCGGCGCCCCACACTGCCGAGATCCGCTTCCGGGCGGCGCTTCCGCGGTGTGCCTCCCGCACCAGCGCCACGGCACACAGCACCGCCGTCATGGCGACGATCGCCATCCCCACCCTGTGGACAACTTCCGTGCCCATACCGATCCCCTCCCTACGCGCCTTCCGCGGCCGCGACGATCCGGGCCGTCCAGGCCACCCCGCCCCACTCCAGAAGCCCGCCGACCACCAGGCAGCCCCACCCGGCCGGGGTGTGCAGCAGCACCCGCAGTGGGTCGGCACCCAGGGCGCTGCCCATCAGGAGCCCGGCCGCGGGCAGCAGTGCGAGCATCAGCGCGGTGGCCCGGGGGCCTGCCAACTGGGCGCGCAGTTCGTCGCGTTGATCGCGCTGTGTCCTGAGCCCGGCCGCGATCCGCTCCAGCCCTGAAGCCAGCCCCGCGCCGCCCTCCACGGCCACCTGCCAGCACGCGGCCATGCCGGTCAGTCCCGCGGCCCCCGGCTGCCGCGCCGCCACCCGGAGCGCCCGGGGCACATCTCCTCCGTACCGCGCGGCCGCCAGCACCGCCGAGCCCTCCGCTCCGAGGCCCGGCGCCCCCACGGCGAGCAGGGCCTGGGCGGGCTGCCGCCCGGCCCGCAGCTCCCCCGCCACCGCCGCGCACAGCCCGATCACCGCGGCAGCCCGCCGGTCGCGCACCCGCCCCGCGCCACGGGTGACCAGCCACCGGCGGACGAGGTAGACGGCACCCATGGAAGCGATCACCGGGACCACGGATCCGCCCAGCACCCCCAGCACCAGCCCCGCCGGCAGACACCAGACCTCCCGCCCGACGTCCCACCGGCGGCCGACGCTCCAACGCCGCCCCGCTTCGCCCTCGACCAGCCGCCCCGCGCACCACTTCCGCACCTCCTCGCCCCGCAGGCAGGCCCGCCATCCCCCTGGCGGGACCGCTTCTCCGCGGCCCCCGAACAGCGCCCGGGCCCGCCGCCGTACGTCCTCCGGCCGGCCACCGCCCGACCGGAGGGCGGCGCCCGCGCAGAGCAGCGCGATCACCAGCGCCATCGCGGCCACACTCACCGGGAGGCACCCCCGCCCCGCTCACACAGCTGCCGCAACCGCCCCCAGCCGCGCTCCTCTTGGAAGCCGTCCGGGCCCCAGACGGCAGCCGGCACGGTGACCACGAAGCCGTCGCGGTCCCGCTCCAGGACATGGACTTCGGCGATCCGGCGCCGCCCGGCCCGGTCGCGTACGAGATGCAGGACGACCGAGAGCGCGGCCGCCAGCTGGCTGTGCAGCGCGGCGCGGTCCAGGCCCGCGGTCGAACCCAGGGCTTCCAGCCGCGCGGGGACATCGCATGCGGCGTTGGCATGGACCGTGCCACAGCCGCCTTCATGGCCCGTATTCAGGGCCGCCAGCAAATCCGTGACCTCCGCACCGCGCACCTCGCCGACCACCAGCCGGTCCGGGCGCATCCGCAGCGCCTGGCGTACGAGGTCCCGCAGCGTCACCCGGCCGACGCCCTCCTGGTTGGCGGGCCGGGTCTCCAGCCGCACCACATGGGGATGGTCCGGCCGCAGCTCCGCGGAGTCCTCGGCAAGGACGATCCGCTCGGCCGGGCCGACCAGGCCGAGCAGGGTGCTGAGCAGAGTCGTCTTGCCGGAGCCCGTACCGCCACTGATCAGGAACGACAGCCGGGCCGCCAGCAGCGCCCGGAGCAGCCGGTCGCCACCCGGCGGAACCGTGCCGGCCGCCACCAGCTCCGCGAGGCCG
This genomic stretch from Streptomyces nigrescens harbors:
- a CDS encoding TadA family conjugal transfer-associated ATPase translates to MSQGQDLLEVVRRRLAEAGAEPTPARVAVALREQGRLLGDAEVLGVVAALRSEMVGSGPLEPLLAAPDVTDVLVTAPDEVWVDRGGGLERTDVRFRDASEVRRLAQRLAAVAGRRLDDARPWVDARLPDGTRLHAVLPPVAVAGTCLSLRVLRPRAFGLAELVAAGTVPPGGDRLLRALLAARLSFLISGGTGSGKTTLLSTLLGLVGPAERIVLAEDSAELRPDHPHVVRLETRPANQEGVGRVTLRDLVRQALRMRPDRLVVGEVRGAEVTDLLAALNTGHEGGCGTVHANAACDVPARLEALGSTAGLDRAALHSQLAAALSVVLHLVRDRAGRRRIAEVHVLERDRDGFVVTVPAAVWGPDGFQEERGWGRLRQLCERGGGASR
- a CDS encoding DUF4244 domain-containing protein, coding for MFRGGRLRRWWAGLRAIGADDRGMTTAEYAVGTLAACALAAVLYKVVTSGPVQALLRSTLERAINVQF
- a CDS encoding ATP-binding protein encodes the protein MATVELRFSALPEHVRTARLVAAAVARRAGVDEAVLDEVRLAVGEACSRAVGLHESHEIAAPVRVLLIEDEKKFSIEVGDGVTGDSGSARGADEAEGVAESDAEGEDEMGLAVISGLVDDVEVTAGKDGGLIRMTWPTTTAAVLP
- a CDS encoding DEAD/DEAH box helicase encodes the protein MASNPVPPDAGARPSPGMILERLARGATRAARITHTEHLPPRIGSHADWPEQIRPEVIDAIRSAGIDRPWAHQARTSEHALRGESVVVATGTASGKSLAYLAPVLSTLLDGSEAPNGRGATALYLAPTKALAADQRRAVRELAAPLGPAVRPAVYDGDTPVEEREWVRQYGNYVLTNPDMLHRGILPSHPRWSSFLRALRYVVIDECHSYRGVFGSHVAQVVRRLRRICARYGSEPVFLLASATAAEPGQAATRLTGLPVVEITEDTSPRGELVFALWEPPLTELHGEQGAPVRRTATAESADLLTDLAVQGVRTVAFVRSRRGAELIALIAQERLAEVDRSLPGRVAAYRGGYLPEERRALERALHSGELLGLAATTALELGVDVSGLDAVVIAGYPGTRASLWQQAGRAGRSGQGALAVLVARDDPLDTYLVHHPEALFDQPVESTVLDPDNPYVLAPHLCAAAAELPLTASDFPLFGPAAGGLMPQLEAASLLRRRAKAWHWTRRERAADLTDIRGQGGSPVQIVEAGTGRLLGTVDAAAAHTAVHDGAVHLHQGRTYVVQQLDLADDVALVEEASPPYSTTARDTTAISILDTDTEIPWGDARLCFGSVEVTNQVVSFLRRKLITGEVLGETKLDLPPRTLRTRAVWWTVTEDQLDAARVNPEQLGGALHAAEHASIGMLPLFATCDRWDIGGVSVPLHPDTLLPTVFVYDGHPGGAGFAERAFHTAADWLTATRSAIASCECEAGCPSCIQSPKCGNGNDPLHKRGAIRLLGELLRGAPQGT
- a CDS encoding type II secretion system F family protein, whose protein sequence is MALVIALLCAGAALRSGGGRPEDVRRRARALFGGRGEAVPPGGWRACLRGEEVRKWCAGRLVEGEAGRRWSVGRRWDVGREVWCLPAGLVLGVLGGSVVPVIASMGAVYLVRRWLVTRGAGRVRDRRAAAVIGLCAAVAGELRAGRQPAQALLAVGAPGLGAEGSAVLAAARYGGDVPRALRVAARQPGAAGLTGMAACWQVAVEGGAGLASGLERIAAGLRTQRDQRDELRAQLAGPRATALMLALLPAAGLLMGSALGADPLRVLLHTPAGWGCLVVGGLLEWGGVAWTARIVAAAEGA
- the bldG gene encoding anti-sigma factor antagonist BldG → MDLSLSTRTVGDRTVVEVGGEIDVYTAPKLREQLVELVNDGSYHLVVDMERVDFLDSTGLGVLVGGLKRVRAHEGSLRLVCNQERILKIFRITGLTKVFPIHTSVEEAVSATD
- a CDS encoding type II secretion system F family protein, whose product is MGTEVVHRVGMAIVAMTAVLCAVALVREAHRGSAARKRISAVWGAGQVRRGKDGAGTGTGSFARARWRRRTTPEKDGAPRNGRPWEWAGPLGAAGLVVILVGGMAGVLAGLAVGYAAHRYLARQRGAEAVRSAAAEVRAELAPVGDLLAACLAAGAGPRESAEAVGRSLDGPVAERLRQVAAELRLGGEPAVVWPRLAALPGAEGLARSMERAGISGVPAVESVSRIAAELRAEQARAATAQARRAGVLVTLPLSACFLPAFLTLGVAPVLIGLASGLLGRN
- a CDS encoding TadE family type IV pilus minor pilin, coding for MSSSDRGAPGLRARGTPRTRDAGFVTAETAVVIPVLVAVVAALVWGLMAVCARIECVDAARAGARAAARSEPRSAVISAARGAAPRDARIALAREGDLVRVRVAAELPGVGRLTVQVTGEAVALAEETVRR